In Caballeronia insecticola, one DNA window encodes the following:
- a CDS encoding HlyD family secretion protein has translation MSRLSGLPIYLLFAAALAACSHQDRDDFQGYVEGEFVYLGSSQSGKLTELSVARGQTLKAGAGTFTLESADETAALDQAKRQLAAAQSQLDDILTGKRAPEVASVRAQLTQARANARKAALQLSRDEAQFSVGGIARGQLDDSRANADAANAQVRDLSEQVEVARLPGRPQQIAAQRAQVAAAQAFVAQAQWKLDQKRVAAPADGLVYDTLYRVGEWVQAGSPVVQMLPPQNVKVRFFVPESDVGRLAAGRAVSIHCDGCAADIPAKITYVSNQAEYTPPVIYSNENRAKLVFMIEAHPQASDAMKLHPGQPVAVRLQ, from the coding sequence ATGAGCCGCCTTTCGGGCTTGCCCATTTATCTTCTCTTCGCCGCTGCGCTCGCTGCGTGCTCTCATCAGGATCGCGACGATTTCCAGGGCTACGTGGAAGGAGAGTTCGTCTATCTGGGCTCCTCGCAATCGGGCAAGCTGACGGAGTTGTCGGTCGCGCGCGGTCAAACGCTCAAGGCGGGCGCAGGCACCTTCACGCTCGAATCGGCGGATGAAACCGCCGCGCTCGATCAGGCGAAACGCCAACTCGCCGCTGCGCAGTCACAGCTCGACGACATCCTCACCGGCAAGCGTGCACCGGAAGTCGCTTCGGTTCGCGCGCAACTGACGCAGGCACGCGCAAACGCACGCAAGGCCGCATTGCAACTGAGCCGCGACGAAGCGCAGTTCAGCGTCGGCGGTATTGCCCGAGGCCAGCTCGACGATTCCCGCGCGAACGCCGATGCCGCCAACGCACAGGTACGCGATCTCTCCGAACAAGTGGAAGTCGCCCGCTTGCCGGGCCGCCCGCAGCAGATCGCGGCACAGCGCGCACAAGTGGCCGCAGCGCAGGCCTTCGTCGCGCAGGCGCAATGGAAGCTCGACCAGAAGCGCGTCGCCGCGCCCGCTGACGGACTCGTGTACGACACGCTCTATCGCGTCGGAGAATGGGTGCAGGCGGGCAGTCCCGTCGTGCAAATGTTGCCGCCGCAAAACGTAAAAGTGCGCTTCTTCGTGCCTGAAAGCGACGTAGGCCGTCTTGCGGCGGGGCGCGCCGTATCGATTCATTGCGACGGCTGCGCCGCCGACATACCGGCGAAGATCACCTATGTATCGAATCAGGCTGAATACACGCCGCCCGTCATCTATAGCAACGAGAATCGCGCGAAGCTCGTCTTCATGATCGAGGCGCATCCGCAAGCCAGCGATGCAATGAAGCTTCATCCCGGTCAACCGGTCGCGGTGAGGCTCCAATGA
- a CDS encoding ABC transporter ATP-binding protein, with product MNPHAENGRDVQNVIDVHNLNKHFGDKHVVNDVSLQVARGEIFGFLGPNGSGKTTSIRLMCGLLTPDSGSGTCLGYDIVRESEEIKRNVGYMTQRFSYWEDLTIRENLDFVARIYQMANRREVVDRSLEALGLQSRANQLTGSLSGGWKQRLALAACMLHEPKLLLLDEPTAGVDPTARRDFWEELHRLAAKGISVLVSTHYMDEAERCHKLAYIAYGKLLAQGTASEVIASQNLSTWTIRGEHLSALSERLRETPGVDQTVVFGSALHVSGSDHAALERVVRAATQDGATHAERIDTGLEDVFIYLMSRSTDNFKGKS from the coding sequence ATGAACCCGCACGCGGAGAACGGCCGCGACGTGCAAAACGTCATCGACGTACACAATCTCAACAAGCATTTCGGCGACAAGCACGTCGTCAACGATGTATCGCTGCAAGTGGCGCGCGGCGAGATCTTCGGCTTTCTGGGTCCGAACGGCAGCGGCAAGACCACTTCAATCCGTCTCATGTGCGGTCTGCTCACGCCTGATTCGGGTAGCGGCACATGTCTCGGCTACGACATCGTGCGCGAGAGTGAAGAGATCAAACGTAATGTCGGCTACATGACGCAGCGCTTCTCGTATTGGGAAGATCTGACCATCCGCGAAAATCTCGACTTCGTCGCGCGCATCTATCAGATGGCGAATCGACGTGAAGTCGTGGATCGTTCGCTCGAAGCGCTCGGTTTACAGAGCCGCGCGAATCAACTGACGGGTTCACTGTCGGGCGGATGGAAACAGCGCCTCGCGCTTGCCGCATGCATGCTGCACGAACCGAAGTTGCTTCTGCTTGATGAACCCACTGCCGGCGTCGATCCCACCGCGCGCCGCGACTTCTGGGAAGAACTGCATCGGCTCGCGGCCAAAGGCATTTCCGTGCTCGTCAGCACGCACTACATGGATGAAGCCGAACGCTGCCACAAGCTCGCGTATATCGCCTACGGCAAGTTGCTGGCGCAAGGCACGGCAAGCGAAGTCATCGCGTCGCAGAACCTTTCGACATGGACCATTCGCGGTGAACATCTGAGCGCGCTGTCGGAACGCCTGCGCGAGACGCCGGGCGTCGATCAGACCGTCGTGTTCGGCTCGGCCCTGCACGTGAGCGGCAGCGATCACGCCGCGCTCGAACGCGTGGTGCGCGCGGCGACGCAAGACGGCGCGACGCACGCCGAGCGCATCGACACCGGGCTCGAAGACGTCTTCATCTACTTGATGAGCCGTTCGACCGACAACTTCAAGGGGAAGTCATGA
- a CDS encoding ABC transporter permease: protein MSSHARLAMFTRFSITRWWSIVLKEFLQLRRDRITFGMIVGLPIVQLALFGYAINTDPKHLPTAVIVAEESPFSRSFIAAMKHSDYFDIKETLPDEDAGRRALAQGRVLFVLNIPADFSRKLLRGERPALLVEADATDPNAVSKATSALSGLVQPVADKDITGPLAYLNGKPAAFDVQVHNLYNPEGITQYNVVPGLMGVILTMTLVMMTGLAITRERERGTMENLLATPVRPIEVMTGKIVPYVFIGLIQASIILAATRFVFHVPLLGNPVAIYLAALLFIAANLTVGITLSSLAQNQLQAMQLTVFYFLPNILLSGFMFPFSGMPAWAQFIGNLLPLTYFNRLIRGILLKGNGWADLWPSVWPMALFTLIVMGIALRFYRRTLD from the coding sequence ATGAGCTCGCACGCACGCCTCGCGATGTTCACGCGCTTTTCCATTACGCGCTGGTGGAGCATCGTCCTCAAGGAGTTTCTCCAGCTGCGGCGCGACCGCATCACGTTCGGCATGATCGTCGGCTTGCCGATCGTGCAACTCGCGCTCTTCGGCTATGCGATCAACACAGACCCGAAGCATTTGCCGACTGCGGTGATCGTCGCCGAGGAGAGTCCGTTCTCGCGCAGCTTCATCGCCGCGATGAAGCACTCCGACTACTTCGATATCAAAGAAACGCTGCCCGACGAGGATGCAGGCCGCCGTGCGCTCGCACAGGGCCGCGTGCTTTTCGTGCTCAACATTCCCGCCGATTTCTCACGCAAGCTGTTGCGCGGCGAGCGGCCTGCATTGCTCGTCGAAGCGGACGCCACCGATCCGAACGCGGTCAGCAAGGCAACAAGCGCGCTGTCGGGGCTCGTGCAGCCCGTGGCGGACAAGGACATTACCGGGCCGCTCGCGTATCTGAACGGCAAGCCCGCCGCGTTCGATGTGCAAGTCCATAACCTCTACAACCCCGAAGGCATCACGCAATACAACGTGGTGCCTGGGCTGATGGGCGTGATCCTCACGATGACGCTCGTCATGATGACCGGCCTCGCCATCACACGCGAACGCGAGCGCGGCACGATGGAAAATCTGCTCGCGACGCCCGTGCGCCCCATCGAAGTGATGACCGGCAAGATCGTGCCTTACGTGTTCATCGGTCTCATTCAGGCATCGATCATTCTCGCAGCCACGCGCTTCGTGTTTCATGTGCCATTGCTCGGCAATCCCGTTGCGATCTATCTCGCTGCGCTGCTCTTTATCGCCGCGAATCTGACGGTGGGCATCACGCTGTCATCGCTCGCGCAGAATCAACTTCAGGCCATGCAACTCACGGTGTTCTACTTTCTGCCGAACATTCTGCTCTCGGGCTTCATGTTTCCGTTTTCGGGCATGCCCGCGTGGGCGCAGTTCATCGGCAATCTGTTGCCGCTCACGTACTTCAATCGCCTGATTCGCGGCATTCTGCTCAAGGGGAACGGCTGGGCCGATCTTTGGCCTTCCGTCTGGCCGATGGCGCTCTTCACGCTCATCGTGATGGGCATCGCGCTGCGCTTCTACCGGCGCACGCTCGACTAG
- a CDS encoding efflux transporter outer membrane subunit — MKPILTLCALALCGCTVGPDFHAPAAPESQSYVRTSSQQNLDTAAPQSFPSSDHALPLWWKQFGSDALNVLVDRALNDSPTLAQARAKLTQAREDYRAQAGTTYFPAIDASLSGSRQKVDPAAFGVPIPSPGPFTLYDASVSVSYTLNVFGGERRALESVRAQVDYQSFELDAARLSIAGNVVSTAIRRASLQRQITLTERLVDAQSRQLAIMEGRLNAGGIAQFDVRSQRTLLEQTRASLPSLITQRDQADHRLAVLTGAEPSKADFDAITLESLHLPDSVPLTLPSTLARERPDIRASEALLHQASANVGVATADLYPKFSLSAGAGSQRTHIGDMLNSLNVWNAGLNLTQPIFHGGELRAKKRSAEAAYDASLQSYRQTVLDALQQVADSLTALQNDAYTLRAREVAAHEAQANLDIANARYAAGGVSRFDLLDTQRQALQTQLDHALAQGNRLSDTAALYQSLGGAGEDMKAAYAPQ, encoded by the coding sequence ATGAAACCCATCCTCACACTCTGCGCGCTCGCATTGTGCGGCTGCACCGTCGGCCCCGATTTTCATGCGCCTGCCGCACCCGAATCGCAAAGCTATGTCAGAACGTCATCGCAACAGAATCTCGATACGGCGGCGCCGCAAAGCTTTCCCTCATCCGATCACGCACTCCCGCTCTGGTGGAAGCAGTTCGGTTCCGATGCGTTGAACGTGCTTGTCGATCGGGCGTTGAACGACAGTCCCACGCTCGCGCAGGCTCGCGCGAAGCTCACACAAGCGCGCGAAGACTATCGAGCGCAGGCGGGCACGACATACTTCCCCGCTATCGACGCGTCGCTTTCCGGTTCGCGTCAAAAAGTCGATCCCGCCGCGTTCGGCGTGCCGATTCCGAGTCCCGGTCCGTTCACGCTCTACGATGCATCGGTCAGCGTGTCGTACACGCTCAATGTTTTCGGCGGCGAACGGCGGGCGCTGGAATCGGTGCGTGCGCAAGTGGACTATCAGTCTTTCGAGCTCGACGCGGCGCGTCTTTCGATTGCGGGCAATGTCGTCTCCACCGCGATCCGGCGTGCATCGTTGCAACGACAGATCACGCTTACCGAACGGCTCGTCGATGCACAGTCACGTCAACTCGCGATCATGGAAGGCCGCCTGAATGCCGGCGGTATTGCGCAATTCGATGTACGCAGTCAGCGCACGCTGCTCGAGCAAACACGCGCGAGCCTGCCTTCGCTCATTACGCAGCGCGATCAGGCCGATCATCGGCTTGCGGTGCTGACCGGTGCGGAGCCATCGAAGGCGGACTTCGATGCCATCACGCTCGAATCGCTGCATCTGCCCGACAGCGTGCCGCTGACGTTGCCCTCGACGCTCGCGCGCGAACGTCCGGATATCCGCGCGTCAGAGGCGCTGTTGCATCAGGCAAGCGCGAATGTCGGCGTGGCGACTGCCGATCTCTATCCGAAGTTCTCGCTTTCGGCGGGCGCGGGAAGTCAGCGCACTCATATCGGCGACATGCTGAATAGTTTGAACGTGTGGAATGCCGGCCTGAATCTAACGCAGCCGATTTTTCATGGCGGCGAGTTACGCGCAAAGAAGCGTTCGGCGGAAGCGGCCTACGATGCATCGCTGCAGTCCTATCGTCAGACCGTGCTGGATGCATTGCAGCAAGTCGCCGACAGTTTGACCGCGCTGCAAAACGACGCGTACACGCTACGCGCGCGTGAAGTCGCGGCGCACGAAGCGCAAGCGAATCTCGATATCGCCAACGCACGCTATGCGGCAGGCGGCGTGAGCCGTTTCGATCTGCTCGATACGCAGCGTCAAGCTTTGCAGACGCAGCTCGATCATGCGCTTGCGCAAGGCAATCGTCTGAGCGACACGGCGGCGCTGTATCAGTCGCTAGGCGGTGCGGGCGAAGATATGAAGGCCGCTTACGCGCCGCAGTGA
- a CDS encoding class I adenylate-forming enzyme family protein — translation MNIDTQELIASLPARIDAIVARGAKANPAHIALREDARTLTYEQLELAVDALAARLASAGVRAGDRVMLIGENSVALVAALFAASRLDAWALVANARLSAAELDAIRAHAKPRIALYTVEASDDAAQHAKRENAVSEALDAIDIGAFALGVVDPHSAQEPHGLPSDKQCAALIYTTGTTGAPKGVMLSHRNLLFVAAVSSTLRRVGSHDRVYAVLPISHVFGLASVCLGSLYAGATLRLAPRFDAARTGAVLREEGMTIFQGVPAMHAKLIDHFTPRGGLKAPTLRFVYCGGSPLDMSLKTAAEAFYGVPLHNGFGMTESSPTVSNTLLDAPARDASVGPLIPGVEARIVPLSQQADDTGELWVRGPNVMLGYYRDPAQTAATVTPDGWLKTGDLARFENGNLYIVGRCKELIIRSGFNVYPAEVEQAFNSHPAVLHSAVIGRSVEGNEDVLAFVELRPGSAVGEHELAEWVSARLAPYKRPSVIRILDALPVSASGKILKHRLGKLAG, via the coding sequence ATGAACATCGATACGCAGGAACTCATCGCGTCGCTGCCCGCGCGCATCGACGCGATCGTTGCGCGCGGGGCGAAAGCCAATCCCGCGCATATCGCTTTGCGTGAAGATGCGCGCACGCTCACGTATGAGCAACTCGAACTTGCCGTCGATGCGCTCGCTGCTCGACTTGCATCGGCGGGCGTGAGAGCGGGCGATCGCGTGATGCTGATCGGCGAGAACAGCGTTGCGCTCGTCGCCGCGCTCTTTGCCGCAAGTCGGCTCGATGCATGGGCGCTGGTCGCGAACGCGCGTCTGTCGGCCGCCGAACTCGATGCGATTCGCGCGCACGCAAAGCCGCGCATCGCGCTTTATACGGTCGAAGCCTCCGACGATGCCGCGCAGCATGCGAAGCGCGAGAACGCCGTCAGCGAAGCGCTCGATGCAATAGACATAGGCGCATTCGCGCTCGGTGTCGTCGATCCGCACTCCGCGCAGGAACCGCACGGTCTGCCCTCGGACAAGCAATGCGCCGCGCTCATCTACACGACGGGCACGACGGGCGCGCCAAAAGGCGTGATGCTGTCGCATCGCAATCTGCTGTTCGTCGCTGCGGTGTCGAGCACATTGCGCCGCGTCGGTAGCCATGATCGCGTCTATGCCGTGTTGCCGATCTCGCACGTGTTCGGACTGGCTTCGGTCTGTCTGGGCTCGCTGTATGCGGGCGCGACGCTGCGCCTGGCTCCCCGTTTCGACGCCGCGCGCACAGGCGCCGTTCTGCGCGAAGAAGGCATGACGATCTTTCAGGGCGTCCCCGCGATGCACGCGAAGCTGATCGATCACTTCACGCCGCGTGGCGGCCTCAAGGCGCCGACGCTGCGCTTCGTGTATTGCGGCGGGTCGCCGCTCGACATGTCGCTTAAAACCGCGGCCGAAGCGTTCTATGGCGTGCCTTTGCATAACGGCTTCGGCATGACGGAGAGCAGTCCGACCGTGTCGAACACGTTGCTCGATGCGCCCGCGCGCGATGCATCGGTCGGCCCGTTGATTCCGGGCGTCGAGGCGCGCATTGTGCCGCTCTCGCAACAAGCCGACGATACCGGCGAACTCTGGGTGCGTGGTCCGAACGTGATGCTCGGTTATTACCGCGATCCGGCGCAGACCGCCGCGACGGTCACGCCGGACGGCTGGCTCAAGACCGGCGATCTCGCGCGCTTCGAGAACGGCAATCTGTACATCGTCGGTCGCTGCAAGGAGTTGATCATCCGCTCGGGATTCAACGTGTATCCCGCCGAAGTGGAGCAGGCGTTCAACAGTCATCCTGCCGTGCTGCATTCGGCCGTGATAGGACGCAGCGTGGAAGGCAACGAAGACGTGCTGGCATTCGTCGAACTGCGGCCGGGATCGGCTGTCGGCGAACACGAACTCGCGGAATGGGTGAGCGCGCGTCTCGCGCCGTACAAACGGCCTTCCGTTATACGCATTCTCGACGCGCTGCCCGTTTCCGCGAGCGGCAAGATCCTGAAGCATCGGCTTGGCAAACTCGCCGGATAG
- a CDS encoding SMP-30/gluconolactonase/LRE family protein, which translates to MTETRLLVDANNHLGEGPLWDVKEERLYWIDSTAAEIYSCRADGSDVKRYFVPRHIGSMALREKGGAVVALANGLHFYDFDAQTVQFIADPESDDPETRFNDGKVDRRGRFIAGTMSYDFDRYDADRGQRSTRSGGLYRLDTDGRLTQLDSGISCSNGPCWSPDNKTFYFTDTYSKEMYAYDYDIETGAATNRRLFVSARDMAGTFDGATVDEEGYIWSALVFGGRILRFAPDGTLDRIVPFPVRNLTSVMFGGPNLDTLYVSTMGRPMWGIPQKERDKGGLFAVTGLGVRGLPEPRFAG; encoded by the coding sequence ATGACCGAAACGCGCTTGCTGGTCGATGCGAACAATCATCTCGGCGAAGGACCGCTTTGGGACGTGAAGGAGGAACGGCTGTACTGGATCGACAGCACGGCCGCGGAAATCTATAGCTGCCGCGCCGATGGCAGCGACGTGAAGCGCTATTTCGTGCCGCGGCATATCGGTTCGATGGCGCTGCGCGAGAAGGGCGGCGCGGTGGTCGCACTCGCCAACGGTCTGCATTTTTACGACTTCGATGCACAGACCGTGCAGTTCATCGCCGATCCTGAAAGCGACGATCCCGAGACGCGCTTCAACGACGGTAAGGTGGATCGGCGTGGCCGCTTTATCGCGGGCACCATGTCGTATGACTTCGACCGCTACGACGCCGATCGAGGCCAGCGCTCGACACGCAGCGGCGGCCTCTATCGCCTCGATACGGATGGCAGACTCACGCAACTCGACAGCGGCATCAGTTGCTCGAACGGTCCTTGCTGGAGTCCCGACAACAAGACGTTCTACTTCACCGACACGTACAGCAAGGAAATGTACGCGTACGACTACGACATCGAAACAGGCGCCGCGACCAATCGAAGGTTGTTCGTGTCCGCGCGCGATATGGCGGGCACCTTCGATGGCGCGACCGTCGATGAAGAAGGCTACATCTGGTCTGCGCTGGTCTTCGGCGGACGCATCCTGCGCTTTGCGCCCGACGGTACGCTCGATCGCATCGTGCCGTTTCCGGTGCGCAATCTGACGAGCGTCATGTTCGGCGGCCCGAACCTCGACACGCTCTATGTATCGACGATGGGTCGCCCGATGTGGGGCATTCCGCAAAAAGAGCGCGACAAGGGCGGTTTGTTCGCCGTGACTGGGCTGGGCGTGCGCGGACTGCCGGAGCCGCGTTTCGCGGGATGA
- a CDS encoding 3-hydroxyacyl-CoA dehydrogenase translates to MQAKNIAVIGSGRIGRAWSIVFARNGFNVKLHDASQDMLAGALPAIRDSVQDLASFDLIDEPVDTIVARIVTCEHLADGVADADLVQENIAEVVEAKRALFIELDRLTRPDALLASSTSGLPASTFTEGLQGRARCLVAHPVNPPSLVPLVELCGAPWTSQETMERARALYEAAGQKPVTVNREISGFLLNRLQGAVLDEALSLYEQGYASADDLDTVMRDGLAMRWSFMGPFETIDLNAPGGVADYAARYGGTYRSIAAGRKAFDWSDETLGKLDAERRAVLSRDRIEERSRWRDRRLMALLAHRRPSKDED, encoded by the coding sequence ATGCAAGCGAAAAACATTGCGGTGATCGGTTCGGGACGCATCGGCCGCGCGTGGTCGATCGTCTTCGCGCGAAACGGTTTCAACGTGAAGCTGCACGATGCATCGCAGGACATGCTCGCGGGCGCGCTTCCCGCGATCCGCGACAGCGTGCAGGATCTCGCGTCCTTCGATCTGATCGATGAACCCGTCGATACGATCGTCGCGCGCATCGTCACATGCGAGCACCTCGCCGATGGAGTCGCCGATGCGGATCTCGTGCAGGAGAACATCGCGGAAGTGGTCGAGGCGAAGCGTGCGCTGTTCATCGAACTGGATCGTTTGACGCGGCCCGATGCGTTGCTCGCGAGCTCGACATCGGGGCTGCCCGCGTCGACCTTTACCGAAGGTCTGCAAGGCCGCGCACGCTGTCTTGTTGCGCATCCGGTGAATCCGCCGTCGCTCGTGCCGCTCGTCGAACTATGCGGCGCGCCGTGGACTTCACAAGAAACGATGGAACGCGCCCGCGCCCTCTACGAAGCGGCGGGGCAGAAGCCTGTGACCGTCAATCGAGAGATTTCGGGCTTTCTGCTCAACCGCTTGCAAGGCGCCGTGCTCGACGAAGCATTGAGTCTCTATGAACAAGGCTATGCGAGCGCCGACGATCTCGACACCGTCATGCGCGACGGACTCGCGATGCGCTGGTCCTTCATGGGCCCGTTCGAAACGATCGATCTCAACGCGCCGGGCGGTGTCGCCGATTACGCCGCGCGCTATGGCGGCACGTATCGCAGCATCGCGGCGGGCCGCAAGGCATTCGACTGGTCCGACGAAACGCTCGGCAAACTCGACGCGGAACGCCGCGCCGTGTTGTCGCGCGATCGTATCGAGGAACGCAGCCGCTGGCGCGATCGCAGATTGATGGCCTTGCTGGCGCATCGCCGTCCATCGAAAGATGAAGACTGA
- a CDS encoding ABC transporter permease subunit — MKIAVASPDSEIVRPGARVGWGARIDHHRGLIIAISALLAMLAAWVALSATPVGLYDIGSVISSASTLALAAIGQTIVVLSGGFDLSASAVVSLANVLAVRFVQGSPVEQWAGVALILAIGGGIGLVNGALIAWFRLQSIVVTLATMFMVQGVTLLIQNKPGGTVGEQFGGFLTSDLIPDKMPMSAALLIFALLVWSFVKRTRFGVGIYALGSDPDGAYANGMPVTRYRVATYALAGMFYAAAGLYVSAQTGSADPLVGRPLLLSMFTAVVLGGTLLGGGRGGCVGTVFAAMTLMITVNILLVLNVSAFFTTIAEAVILILAVLGSSIGKQSAAHECVRHAAQWLKAVRTGTRARDDKNARRVTFEVNDYRPIENTELKGRPIADWIERNREWVKYVVPAYLLFFAVVVITAIVYGPGVLASANFYSSLLTLTLFLAILGLGQGAVILTGGLDLSMPWLITLSGVLLTGLTHGMNGAAAWAVPVVLAAGLLVGVFNGVGVVMLGLPPIVVTLAANGLLQGLTLIYCNGSPQGWSPPVVSEFTNGHVGPLSLAAWSVPVFLVIALVLLHRTPFGRRVYAVGNSPVAAKLSGVRVGTTLIAVYCLSGLCSAIVGLLLAGFSSQAFLGMGDPYLLPSIAVVVVGGALITGGRGHYLGVFGGALLLTALGTLLAGTTVPPAVRDIINGLVVLAAVITLRDKKG, encoded by the coding sequence ATGAAGATAGCCGTAGCGTCCCCCGATAGCGAGATCGTGCGGCCGGGCGCGCGCGTGGGATGGGGCGCGCGCATCGATCATCATCGCGGGCTCATCATCGCCATCAGTGCGCTGCTCGCGATGCTGGCCGCATGGGTCGCGCTCTCCGCCACGCCTGTGGGGCTTTACGACATCGGCTCGGTGATTTCGAGCGCAAGCACGCTCGCGCTCGCCGCGATCGGGCAGACCATCGTCGTGTTGTCGGGCGGCTTCGATCTGTCGGCATCGGCGGTCGTGTCGCTCGCCAACGTTCTCGCGGTGCGCTTCGTGCAGGGCTCGCCCGTCGAACAATGGGCGGGCGTCGCGTTGATTCTCGCAATCGGCGGCGGCATCGGGCTCGTGAACGGTGCGTTGATTGCATGGTTTCGCCTGCAATCGATCGTCGTCACGCTCGCGACGATGTTCATGGTTCAGGGCGTCACGCTGCTCATCCAGAACAAGCCGGGCGGCACCGTCGGCGAGCAGTTCGGCGGCTTTCTCACGTCCGATCTGATCCCCGACAAGATGCCGATGTCCGCCGCGCTGCTGATCTTCGCGTTGCTGGTCTGGTCGTTCGTCAAGCGCACGCGCTTTGGCGTCGGCATCTATGCGCTCGGCAGCGACCCGGACGGCGCTTACGCGAACGGCATGCCGGTTACGCGCTATCGCGTCGCCACGTATGCGCTCGCGGGCATGTTCTACGCGGCAGCGGGTCTGTATGTGTCGGCGCAGACCGGCTCGGCGGATCCGCTCGTCGGCCGTCCGCTTCTTCTCTCGATGTTCACGGCGGTCGTGCTAGGCGGCACGTTGCTGGGCGGCGGGCGAGGCGGCTGCGTCGGCACCGTGTTCGCCGCGATGACGCTGATGATCACCGTGAACATCCTGCTCGTGCTGAATGTATCGGCGTTCTTCACGACCATCGCCGAAGCCGTGATCCTGATTCTCGCGGTGCTCGGCTCTTCGATCGGCAAGCAATCGGCGGCGCACGAATGCGTGCGTCATGCTGCGCAGTGGCTAAAGGCGGTGCGCACGGGCACGCGCGCACGCGACGACAAGAACGCCCGCCGCGTGACGTTCGAAGTGAACGACTATCGTCCTATCGAGAATACGGAGTTGAAGGGGCGTCCGATTGCCGATTGGATCGAGCGCAATCGCGAATGGGTCAAGTATGTCGTGCCGGCATATCTGCTGTTCTTCGCCGTGGTGGTCATCACCGCGATCGTCTACGGTCCCGGCGTGCTTGCGAGCGCGAACTTCTATAGCAGCCTGCTCACGCTGACGCTTTTTCTCGCGATTCTGGGTCTCGGGCAGGGCGCCGTGATCCTGACAGGCGGACTCGACTTGTCGATGCCGTGGCTCATCACGCTATCGGGCGTCTTGCTGACAGGACTCACGCACGGCATGAACGGCGCGGCGGCGTGGGCGGTGCCGGTGGTGCTCGCGGCGGGTCTGCTGGTCGGCGTGTTCAACGGCGTGGGCGTGGTGATGCTGGGCTTGCCGCCGATTGTCGTGACGCTGGCCGCAAACGGCTTGCTGCAAGGCCTCACGCTGATCTACTGCAACGGCTCGCCGCAAGGATGGTCGCCGCCGGTAGTCAGCGAGTTCACCAACGGACACGTCGGGCCGCTGTCGCTCGCGGCGTGGAGCGTGCCGGTGTTTCTCGTCATCGCGCTGGTGCTGTTGCATCGCACGCCGTTCGGTCGGCGCGTGTATGCGGTCGGCAATTCGCCGGTCGCGGCCAAGCTCTCGGGCGTGCGAGTCGGCACGACGCTCATCGCCGTGTATTGCCTCTCGGGTCTGTGTTCGGCGATCGTCGGATTGCTGCTCGCCGGGTTCAGCTCGCAAGCGTTTCTCGGCATGGGCGATCCTTACCTGTTGCCGTCCATCGCGGTGGTCGTGGTCGGCGGCGCGCTGATCACGGGCGGACGCGGTCACTATCTCGGCGTGTTCGGCGGCGCGCTGCTGCTCACCGCGCTCGGCACGCTGCTCGCCGGTACGACGGTGCCGCCCGCCGTGCGCGACATCATCAACGGGCTCGTCGTGCTGGCGGCCGTCATCACCTTGCGGGACAAGAAGGGCTAA